In a single window of the Micromonospora inositola genome:
- a CDS encoding heavy-metal-associated domain-containing protein — protein sequence MVTTTYQVQGMTCGHCVSSVSAEVGAIAGVSDVQVDLASGRVTVTSESQLDTDTVRAAVDEAGYDLLGA from the coding sequence ATGGTCACCACCACCTACCAGGTCCAGGGCATGACGTGCGGGCACTGCGTCAGCTCGGTCAGCGCCGAGGTCGGCGCGATCGCGGGCGTCAGCGACGTCCAGGTGGACCTGGCCTCCGGTCGGGTCACCGTCACCAGCGAGAGCCAGTTGGACACGGACACCGTGCGCGCCGCCGTGGACGAGGCCGGGTACGACCTCCTCGGGGCGTGA
- a CDS encoding DUF3152 domain-containing protein, whose translation MGGRTRRDNGLHRRRRASRAGSVTLLALVVAVGLAAGGAYAARRGGPDLLVRAGVRSAGPASARPAASTPPPAVPAAGRVAQPPVTYPSRGTGSFRTATALGAVAGRSGRLLRYRVAVEEGIDAVDVERFGREVAVILADPRGWTGDGEWRLQRVGPDSPADFTVLLATPVTRGELCGDPIDHYTSCRNGDRVVINVTRWARGVPQFDDLGSYRQYLLNHEVGHRLGRGHELCPRAGGPAPVMEQQTLGLHGCTPNAWPRVDGTLHTGPSGQYDDPIPAEF comes from the coding sequence GTGGGCGGGCGTACCAGGCGGGACAATGGCCTGCACCGCCGACGTCGGGCGTCCCGCGCCGGCTCGGTGACCCTGCTGGCGCTGGTGGTGGCGGTCGGGCTGGCCGCCGGTGGCGCGTACGCCGCCCGGCGCGGCGGCCCCGACCTGCTGGTCCGGGCCGGCGTCCGGTCCGCCGGCCCGGCCTCGGCGCGCCCGGCGGCGTCGACGCCCCCGCCGGCCGTGCCGGCGGCAGGCCGGGTCGCCCAGCCGCCCGTCACCTACCCGTCCCGGGGTACGGGAAGCTTCCGTACCGCGACCGCCCTCGGGGCGGTGGCGGGCCGGAGCGGCCGGCTGCTCCGCTACCGGGTCGCGGTCGAGGAGGGCATCGACGCGGTGGACGTGGAACGCTTCGGCCGGGAGGTCGCGGTGATCCTCGCCGATCCTCGGGGCTGGACGGGCGACGGAGAGTGGCGGTTGCAAAGGGTCGGCCCGGACAGCCCGGCCGACTTCACCGTGCTGCTGGCCACCCCGGTGACGCGCGGGGAACTCTGCGGCGACCCCATCGACCACTACACCTCGTGCCGTAATGGTGACCGGGTGGTGATCAACGTGACCCGGTGGGCCCGCGGTGTCCCGCAGTTCGACGATCTGGGCAGCTACCGGCAGTACCTGCTCAACCACGAGGTAGGTCACCGCCTGGGCCGGGGCCACGAGCTGTGTCCACGGGCCGGCGGGCCGGCGCCGGTGATGGAGCAGCAGACGCTCGGCCTGCACGGCTGCACGCCGAACGCCTGGCCCCGGGTGGACGGCACCCTGCACACCGGCCCGTCCGGCCAGTACGACGACCCGATCCCCGCGGAGTTCTGA
- a CDS encoding RNA polymerase sigma factor has translation MTAADHAGGDLLRTLAPQVLAVLVRRHGQFYACEDAVQEALVAAAVQWPEQGVPEHPRSWLVTVATRRLTDEWRSERARRDREVAVALREPGYAAVAPPADEEPPAGDDTLKVLFLCCHPALTVPAQVALTLRAVGGLSTAQIARAYLVPEATMSQRIRRAKQRIEATGARFVLPSAADRDERLGAVLHVLYLVFSEGYTASSGPDLHRAELTGEAIRLTRELRRLLPADGEVTGLLALMLLTDAHRAARTGPGGELVPLAEQDRSRWDRAAIAEGVALVTEALTWSPPGPYQVQAAIAAVHAEAPSAAETDWRQIVALYRLLARVAPNPMVTLNQAAAVAMVDGPRAGLALLAPLDADERTAGHHRLAAVRAHLLELAGDREAARAAYLAAARGTTSLPERRYLEVRAARLAADR, from the coding sequence GTGACCGCTGCCGACCACGCCGGCGGGGACCTGCTGCGCACCCTGGCGCCGCAGGTCCTCGCCGTCCTCGTGCGGCGGCACGGCCAGTTCTACGCCTGCGAGGACGCCGTGCAGGAGGCCCTTGTCGCGGCCGCCGTGCAGTGGCCCGAGCAGGGCGTGCCCGAGCACCCCCGCTCCTGGCTGGTCACCGTGGCGACCCGCCGGCTCACCGACGAGTGGCGCAGCGAGCGGGCCCGCCGGGACCGCGAGGTCGCGGTGGCGCTCCGCGAGCCCGGGTACGCGGCGGTCGCGCCGCCCGCCGACGAGGAGCCGCCGGCCGGGGACGACACGCTGAAGGTGCTCTTCCTCTGCTGCCATCCGGCGCTCACCGTCCCGGCGCAGGTGGCGTTGACGCTGCGCGCGGTCGGCGGCCTGAGCACCGCGCAGATCGCCCGGGCGTACCTGGTGCCGGAGGCGACCATGAGCCAGCGGATCCGCCGGGCCAAGCAGCGGATCGAGGCGACCGGCGCCCGTTTCGTCCTGCCCTCGGCCGCCGATCGCGACGAGCGGCTCGGTGCCGTGCTGCACGTGCTCTACCTGGTCTTCAGCGAGGGGTACACCGCCTCCAGCGGGCCGGACCTGCACCGGGCGGAGCTGACCGGGGAGGCGATCCGGCTGACCCGGGAGCTGCGCCGGCTGCTCCCCGCCGACGGCGAGGTCACCGGGCTGCTGGCGCTGATGCTGCTCACCGACGCGCACCGGGCCGCCCGGACCGGGCCGGGGGGCGAGCTGGTCCCGCTGGCCGAGCAGGACCGCAGCCGCTGGGACCGGGCCGCGATCGCGGAGGGGGTCGCCCTGGTGACCGAGGCGCTGACCTGGTCGCCGCCGGGGCCGTATCAGGTGCAGGCGGCGATCGCCGCGGTGCACGCCGAGGCGCCGTCGGCGGCGGAGACCGACTGGCGGCAGATCGTCGCGCTCTACCGGCTGCTCGCCCGGGTCGCGCCGAACCCGATGGTCACCCTCAACCAGGCCGCCGCGGTTGCCATGGTGGACGGTCCGCGCGCCGGGCTCGCCCTGCTGGCGCCGCTGGACGCCGACGAGCGGACCGCCGGGCACCACCGCCTCGCCGCGGTCCGCGCCCATCTGCTGGAACTGGCCGGTGACCGCGAGGCGGCGCGGGCGGCGTACCTGGCCGCCGCCCGGGGCACCACCAGCCTGCCGGAGCGGCGCTATCTGGAGGTACGCGCCGCCCGGCTGGCCGCCGACCGATGA
- a CDS encoding metal-sensitive transcriptional regulator, with translation MTAPTTPTRGYTASKDQLLARLRRIEGQVRGIEKMVEDDRYCIDVLTQISAIQAALDKVGLGLLDGHARHCMHEGAAEGRADEMASEMMAAVGRLMKRG, from the coding sequence ATGACCGCACCGACGACCCCGACCCGGGGCTACACCGCCAGCAAGGACCAGCTCCTCGCGCGGCTCCGCCGCATCGAGGGCCAGGTCCGCGGCATCGAGAAGATGGTCGAGGACGACCGCTACTGCATCGACGTGCTGACCCAGATCTCCGCCATCCAGGCCGCCCTGGACAAGGTCGGGCTCGGCCTGCTCGACGGGCACGCCCGGCACTGCATGCACGAGGGCGCCGCCGAGGGGCGCGCCGACGAGATGGCCAGCGAGATGATGGCCGCCGTCGGCCGGCTGATGAAGCGCGGCTGA
- a CDS encoding YciI family protein, with protein sequence MLLIWNRPGFVEELSVQERNAIFGEVDEIMKELTESGELVGGQALADPSQTRTVRSVGGRAEITDGPFMESKEQFAGYLMVDCESPERAAEIAASWPDVRMGLGVLEVRPVMDEAGTEM encoded by the coding sequence ATGCTGCTGATCTGGAACCGTCCCGGCTTCGTGGAGGAGCTCTCCGTGCAGGAGCGGAACGCCATCTTCGGCGAGGTCGACGAGATCATGAAGGAGCTGACCGAGTCCGGTGAGCTGGTCGGCGGCCAAGCGCTCGCCGACCCGTCGCAGACCCGGACGGTCCGGTCCGTCGGCGGCCGCGCCGAGATCACCGACGGCCCGTTCATGGAGAGCAAGGAGCAGTTCGCCGGCTACCTGATGGTCGACTGCGAGAGCCCGGAGCGGGCCGCCGAGATCGCCGCGAGCTGGCCGGACGTCCGGATGGGCCTCGGCGTGCTGGAGGTGCGGCCGGTCATGGACGAGGCCGGGACGGAGATGTGA
- a CDS encoding heavy metal translocating P-type ATPase — translation MTSTAKSLPVAPNLIELAIGGMTCASCAARIEKKLNRMGGVEATVNYATEKATVRYADEVTPADLIATVEKTGYTAVVPPPPASAGAEQSAEPVDELRGLRTRLWVSVALAVPVILLAMVPAWQFDYWQWLSLTLAAPVVVYGGLPFHRAALVNLRHGAATMDTLVSLGTLAAFGWSLWALFLGDAGMPGMTHPFRFDITRTDGAGNIYLEAAAGVTVFILAGRYFEARSKRTAGAALRALLELGAKDVAVLRGGQEVRVPVDQLAVGDRFVVRPGEKVATDGVVEEGASAVDASMLTGESVPVEVRPGDTVVGATVNAGGRLVVRATRVGGDTQLAQMAKLVEAAQTGKAAAQRLADRISGVFVPIVIALAVGTLGWWLGTGAGTTAAFTAAVAVLIIACPCALGLATPTALLVGTGRGAQLGILIKGPEVLESTRQVDTVVLDKTGTVTTGKMTLVDVLPAAGEDRADLLRLAGALEAASEHPIAQAIAVGAAEAGTLPTVTGFGNVEGLGVTGSVDGREVVVGRLRLLRERGLDVPDEVARTVTDAEAAGRTAVLAGWDGRARGVLAVADVVKPTSRTAVARLRGLGLTPVLLTGDNATVAKAVAAEIGVDEVIAEVLPADKVDVVRRLQAEGRTVAMVGDGINDAAALAQADLGLAMGTGTDVAIEASDLTLVRGDLTAAVDAIRLSRRTLGVIKGNLFWAFAYNVAALPLAAAGLLNPMIAGAAMAFSSVFVVANSLRLRRFRPVG, via the coding sequence ATGACATCGACCGCCAAGTCCCTGCCGGTCGCCCCGAACCTGATCGAACTCGCGATCGGCGGCATGACCTGCGCGTCCTGCGCCGCCCGGATCGAGAAGAAGCTCAACCGGATGGGCGGCGTCGAGGCCACCGTCAACTACGCCACCGAGAAGGCCACCGTCCGGTACGCCGACGAGGTCACCCCGGCCGACCTGATCGCCACGGTGGAGAAGACCGGGTACACCGCCGTCGTACCGCCCCCTCCGGCGTCGGCCGGGGCCGAACAGAGCGCCGAACCGGTGGACGAGCTGCGCGGACTGCGGACCCGGCTGTGGGTCTCGGTGGCCCTGGCCGTGCCGGTGATCCTGCTGGCCATGGTGCCGGCCTGGCAGTTCGACTACTGGCAGTGGCTGTCGCTGACCCTGGCCGCCCCGGTCGTGGTCTACGGCGGACTGCCGTTCCACCGGGCCGCGCTGGTCAACCTGCGGCACGGCGCGGCGACCATGGACACCCTGGTCTCGCTGGGCACCCTGGCCGCGTTCGGCTGGTCGCTCTGGGCGCTCTTCCTCGGCGACGCCGGCATGCCCGGGATGACCCACCCGTTCCGCTTCGACATCACCCGCACCGACGGCGCCGGCAACATCTACCTGGAGGCGGCGGCCGGGGTCACCGTCTTCATCCTCGCCGGCCGCTACTTCGAGGCCCGCTCCAAGCGGACCGCCGGCGCCGCCCTGCGCGCCCTGCTGGAGCTGGGCGCCAAGGACGTGGCGGTGCTCCGCGGCGGCCAGGAGGTCCGCGTCCCGGTCGACCAGCTCGCGGTGGGGGACCGGTTCGTGGTCCGGCCCGGCGAGAAGGTCGCCACCGACGGCGTCGTCGAGGAGGGCGCCTCCGCGGTCGACGCCAGCATGCTCACCGGCGAGTCGGTGCCGGTCGAGGTCCGGCCGGGCGACACCGTGGTCGGCGCGACCGTCAACGCGGGCGGCCGGCTGGTCGTCCGGGCCACCCGGGTCGGCGGGGACACCCAGCTCGCCCAGATGGCGAAGCTGGTCGAGGCGGCGCAGACCGGCAAGGCGGCCGCGCAGCGGCTCGCCGACCGGATCTCCGGGGTGTTCGTGCCGATCGTGATCGCGCTGGCCGTCGGCACCCTGGGTTGGTGGCTCGGCACCGGGGCGGGGACGACCGCCGCGTTCACCGCCGCGGTGGCCGTACTGATCATCGCCTGCCCGTGCGCCCTCGGCCTGGCGACGCCGACCGCGCTGCTGGTGGGCACCGGCCGGGGCGCCCAGCTCGGCATCCTGATCAAGGGTCCGGAGGTGCTGGAGTCGACCCGCCAGGTGGACACCGTGGTGCTGGACAAGACCGGCACCGTCACCACCGGGAAGATGACCCTGGTCGACGTGCTGCCCGCCGCCGGCGAGGACCGCGCCGACCTGCTCCGGCTGGCCGGCGCGCTGGAGGCCGCCAGCGAGCACCCGATCGCCCAGGCCATCGCGGTCGGGGCGGCCGAGGCGGGGACGCTGCCCACGGTGACCGGGTTCGGCAACGTCGAGGGTCTCGGCGTGACCGGGTCGGTCGACGGCCGTGAGGTGGTGGTCGGGCGGCTCCGGCTGCTGCGGGAGCGGGGTCTGGACGTACCGGATGAGGTCGCGCGGACGGTGACCGACGCGGAGGCCGCCGGACGGACGGCGGTCCTCGCCGGCTGGGACGGTCGGGCCCGTGGGGTCCTCGCGGTGGCCGACGTGGTCAAGCCGACCAGCCGGACGGCGGTCGCCCGGCTGCGCGGGCTGGGGCTCACCCCGGTGCTGCTGACCGGGGACAACGCCACGGTCGCGAAGGCGGTGGCCGCCGAGATCGGCGTCGACGAGGTGATCGCCGAGGTGCTGCCGGCCGACAAGGTGGACGTGGTGCGGCGGCTCCAGGCCGAGGGGCGGACGGTGGCGATGGTCGGTGACGGGATCAACGACGCCGCCGCGCTCGCCCAGGCCGACCTGGGGCTGGCCATGGGAACCGGCACCGACGTGGCGATCGAGGCGTCCGACCTGACCCTGGTCCGGGGCGACCTGACGGCCGCCGTGGACGCCATCCGGCTCTCCCGGCGGACCCTGGGCGTCATCAAGGGCAACCTGTTCTGGGCCTTCGCCTACAACGTGGCCGCCCTGCCGCTGGCCGCCGCCGGCTTGCTCAACCCGATGATCGCCGGGGCCGCGATGGCGTTCTCGTCGGTCTTCGTGGTGGCCAACAGCCTGCGCCTGCGCCGCTTCCGCCCGGTCGGCTGA
- a CDS encoding CsbD family protein, with protein sequence MGIDDKIDNASENTAGKVKEGVGRATDDERLEAEGRNEQANANLKQAGEKIKDAFKS encoded by the coding sequence ATGGGTATCGACGACAAGATCGACAACGCGTCCGAGAACACCGCGGGCAAGGTCAAGGAAGGCGTCGGTCGGGCCACCGACGACGAGCGCCTCGAGGCCGAGGGTCGCAACGAGCAGGCCAACGCCAACCTCAAGCAGGCCGGCGAGAAGATCAAGGACGCCTTCAAGAGCTGA
- a CDS encoding DUF2786 domain-containing protein codes for MPDADNLVADALVAARGTDVREAERALDQLVVGDSPAVDAALLARLRRGVGRLWPRGWQPVDLDRLAARRLDPRATRLVREAVAAQRAGLPGPVPQWFDEQVAELNAGWDTEVDWLNRWAARAGVDRITALRDAVDALGLVEGLPPIALLRPPPGGPAATARVAAPVSGSRMLDRVRALLAKAESTTFPAEAEALTGKAQELMARHSIDAALLDATAERPDQPGGLRLSTDAPYAAAKALLVQEVAAANRCESVWSDDLGFATVLGFPADLAAVELLHTSLLVQATAAMLRGRDERRAKSGSRRTKGYDESFLNAFALRIGERLRAATRAADREAAEERGDDRLLPVLAARSDAVRERLDTLFPGVTRHRLQVRDAEGWSSGTSAADRASLDAGAPARRPVRGRR; via the coding sequence GTGCCGGACGCCGACAACCTGGTCGCCGACGCCCTCGTGGCGGCGCGCGGCACCGACGTACGCGAGGCGGAACGCGCCCTGGACCAGCTGGTGGTCGGCGACAGCCCCGCGGTGGACGCCGCTCTCCTCGCCCGGCTGCGCCGCGGCGTCGGCCGGCTCTGGCCGCGCGGCTGGCAGCCGGTCGACCTGGACCGGCTCGCCGCCCGGCGGCTCGACCCGCGCGCCACCCGGCTGGTCCGGGAGGCGGTCGCGGCCCAGCGCGCCGGGCTGCCCGGGCCCGTTCCGCAGTGGTTCGACGAGCAGGTGGCCGAGCTGAACGCCGGGTGGGACACCGAGGTCGACTGGCTGAACCGGTGGGCGGCCCGGGCGGGTGTGGATCGGATCACCGCGCTGCGCGACGCCGTCGACGCCCTCGGCCTGGTCGAGGGACTTCCCCCGATCGCGCTGCTCCGCCCACCGCCGGGTGGACCGGCCGCCACCGCCCGGGTGGCCGCCCCGGTGTCCGGGTCGCGGATGCTGGACCGGGTACGCGCGCTGCTGGCCAAGGCCGAGTCGACCACCTTCCCAGCCGAGGCGGAGGCGCTGACCGGCAAAGCCCAGGAGCTGATGGCCCGGCACAGCATCGACGCCGCCCTGCTCGACGCGACCGCCGAACGGCCGGACCAGCCGGGTGGGTTACGGCTGAGCACCGACGCCCCGTACGCGGCCGCGAAGGCGCTGCTGGTGCAGGAGGTGGCGGCGGCCAACCGGTGCGAGTCGGTCTGGTCCGACGACCTCGGCTTCGCCACCGTGCTCGGCTTCCCGGCGGACCTGGCGGCGGTCGAGCTGCTGCACACCTCGCTGCTGGTGCAGGCCACCGCCGCGATGCTGCGCGGCCGGGACGAGCGGCGGGCGAAGAGCGGCAGCCGGCGCACGAAGGGCTACGACGAGTCGTTCCTCAACGCGTTCGCGCTGCGGATCGGCGAACGGCTGCGGGCGGCCACCCGGGCGGCCGACCGGGAGGCGGCCGAGGAGCGGGGCGACGACCGGCTGCTTCCGGTGCTCGCCGCCCGCTCGGACGCGGTCCGGGAACGACTGGACACCCTCTTCCCCGGGGTCACCCGGCACCGCCTCCAGGTGCGGGACGCCGAGGGCTGGTCCTCCGGGACCTCCGCCGCCGACCGGGCCTCCCTCGACGCCGGCGCCCCGGCCCGCCGGCCGGTACGCGGGCGGCGCTGA
- a CDS encoding SHOCT domain-containing protein, with amino-acid sequence MMWNGPLMGWMWIGSLLGLAVLLVLVWLAARLTGGQLGGTLPSSARRILDERYARGEIDEEEYRSRRAGLA; translated from the coding sequence ATGATGTGGAACGGCCCGCTGATGGGCTGGATGTGGATCGGGTCGCTGCTGGGGCTGGCGGTCCTGCTGGTCCTGGTCTGGCTGGCGGCCCGGCTGACCGGCGGTCAACTGGGCGGGACCTTGCCCTCGTCGGCCCGGCGCATCCTCGACGAGCGGTACGCCCGCGGCGAGATCGACGAGGAGGAGTATCGCAGCCGCCGCGCCGGCCTGGCGTGA
- a CDS encoding NAD-dependent epimerase/dehydratase family protein produces the protein MSRVVVTGGSGKLGRAVVDELLAHSYDVVNLDLVAPAEPRCPFTRIDLTDQGQVLEAFTGIDERYSGVDAVVHLAAIPGPGVAGNAVTFRNNITASYHVFSAARAVGITNVVWASSETLLGLPFETPPPYLPVDEEYPARPETSYALAKHLEEQMVAQFCRWEPRLKAIGLRFSNVMEPADYAAFPGYDADPALRSWNAWGYIDARDGAQAVRLALQREATGMDVFIIANADTVMSRPSAELAAEVFPGVPLRRELTGNETLLSIDKARRVLGYEPKHGWR, from the coding sequence ATGAGTCGGGTCGTGGTCACCGGGGGCAGTGGGAAGCTCGGCCGCGCGGTCGTGGACGAGTTGCTCGCCCACTCGTACGACGTGGTGAACCTGGACCTGGTCGCGCCGGCCGAGCCGCGCTGCCCGTTCACCCGGATCGACCTGACCGACCAGGGGCAGGTGCTGGAGGCGTTCACCGGGATCGACGAGCGCTACTCGGGGGTGGACGCGGTGGTCCACCTGGCCGCCATCCCGGGGCCGGGGGTGGCCGGGAACGCGGTGACCTTCCGGAACAACATCACCGCCAGCTACCACGTCTTCTCCGCCGCTCGCGCGGTCGGCATCACCAACGTGGTCTGGGCGTCCAGCGAGACGCTGCTCGGCCTGCCGTTCGAGACCCCGCCGCCGTACCTGCCGGTGGACGAGGAGTACCCGGCCCGGCCGGAGACGTCGTACGCGCTGGCGAAGCACCTGGAGGAGCAGATGGTGGCCCAGTTCTGCCGCTGGGAGCCCCGGCTCAAGGCGATCGGGCTGCGCTTCTCCAACGTGATGGAGCCGGCCGACTACGCCGCCTTCCCCGGGTACGACGCCGATCCGGCGCTGCGCTCGTGGAACGCCTGGGGCTACATCGACGCCCGGGACGGGGCGCAGGCGGTCCGGCTGGCGCTCCAGCGCGAGGCGACTGGGATGGACGTCTTCATCATCGCCAACGCCGACACGGTGATGAGCCGCCCGAGCGCCGAGCTGGCCGCCGAGGTCTTCCCGGGCGTGCCGCTGCGCCGGGAGCTGACCGGCAACGAGACCCTGCTCTCCATCGACAAGGCCCGCCGGGTGCTCGGTTACGAGCCGAAGCACGGCTGGCGCTGA
- a CDS encoding aldo/keto reductase, with product MRYVKFGSTGLEVSRLCLGCMSYGEPSRGAHPWSLPEEQSRPFIKQALELGVNFFDTANVYSDGTSEEIVGRALKDFANRDDVVIATKVHGRMGPGPNRGGLSRKHIMSEIDASLRRLGTDYVDLYQIHRLDPTTPIEETLEALHDLVRAGKVRYLGASSMYAWQFAKALWAAERHGWTRFVSMQNHYNLLYREEEREMLPLCADQGIAVIPWSPLARGRLTRDWGERTGRTETDEFGRELYARTEEPDRRVVEAVARIAEARGVPRAQVALAWVARNPAVTAPIVGATKPHHLTDAVAAVALELTDEEVAALEASYVPHPVAGF from the coding sequence ATGCGGTACGTGAAGTTCGGGTCCACCGGCCTGGAGGTGTCCCGGCTCTGCCTGGGCTGCATGAGCTACGGCGAGCCCTCGCGGGGGGCGCACCCGTGGTCGCTGCCGGAGGAGCAGAGCCGGCCGTTCATCAAGCAGGCGTTGGAGCTGGGGGTCAACTTCTTCGACACCGCCAACGTCTACTCCGACGGCACCAGCGAGGAGATCGTCGGCCGGGCGCTGAAGGACTTCGCCAACCGGGACGACGTGGTCATCGCCACCAAGGTGCATGGCCGGATGGGCCCGGGGCCGAACCGGGGCGGGCTCTCCCGCAAGCACATCATGAGCGAGATCGACGCGAGCCTGCGCCGGCTCGGCACCGACTACGTGGACCTCTACCAGATCCACCGGCTGGACCCGACCACCCCGATCGAGGAGACCCTGGAGGCGCTGCACGACCTGGTCCGCGCCGGCAAAGTCCGCTACCTCGGCGCCTCGTCGATGTACGCCTGGCAGTTCGCGAAGGCGCTCTGGGCGGCCGAGCGGCACGGCTGGACCCGGTTCGTGTCGATGCAGAACCACTACAACCTGCTCTACCGCGAGGAGGAGCGGGAGATGCTGCCGCTCTGCGCGGACCAGGGGATCGCGGTGATCCCGTGGAGCCCGCTGGCCCGGGGGCGGCTGACCCGGGACTGGGGCGAGCGCACCGGGCGGACGGAGACCGACGAGTTCGGCCGGGAGCTCTACGCGCGCACCGAGGAGCCGGACCGGCGGGTGGTCGAGGCGGTGGCCCGGATCGCCGAGGCGCGGGGCGTACCGCGGGCACAGGTGGCGCTGGCCTGGGTGGCGCGCAACCCGGCGGTGACCGCGCCAATCGTCGGCGCGACGAAGCCGCACCACCTGACCGACGCGGTGGCCGCAGTGGCGCTGGAGCTGACCGACGAGGAGGTGGCGGCGCTGGAGGCGTCGTACGTCCCGCACCCGGTGGCCGGCTTCTAG
- a CDS encoding DUF305 domain-containing protein: MFTRTIARRAGLAGATALAALALAACGDADHSTSGSGHGMPGMGGTGAPTVGASASFGEADLMFARMMIPHHQQAVEMSELADSRAADPEVKRLAGQIRAAQAPEIATMTGWLAAWGRPVPSAGAGHGMPGMDHGMPGMMSDADLAKLAAASGVDFDRQFLTMMIAHHEGAITMAQEETAKGVNPEAKALARRIVTTQRGEIDTMNKILDRL, translated from the coding sequence GTGTTCACTCGTACCATCGCGCGTCGTGCCGGCCTGGCCGGAGCGACCGCTCTCGCCGCGCTCGCCCTGGCCGCCTGCGGCGACGCCGACCATTCGACATCCGGCTCGGGCCACGGCATGCCCGGCATGGGCGGCACCGGCGCGCCCACCGTGGGCGCCTCGGCATCGTTCGGCGAGGCCGACCTGATGTTCGCCCGGATGATGATCCCGCATCACCAGCAGGCCGTGGAGATGTCCGAGCTGGCCGACAGCCGGGCCGCCGACCCGGAGGTGAAGAGGCTGGCCGGGCAGATCAGGGCGGCCCAGGCGCCGGAGATCGCCACCATGACCGGCTGGCTCGCCGCCTGGGGCCGGCCGGTCCCGTCGGCCGGCGCCGGTCATGGCATGCCGGGGATGGACCACGGCATGCCCGGCATGATGTCCGACGCCGACCTGGCGAAGCTCGCTGCGGCGTCCGGGGTCGACTTCGACCGGCAGTTCCTGACCATGATGATCGCTCATCACGAGGGCGCGATCACGATGGCGCAGGAGGAGACCGCGAAGGGCGTCAACCCGGAGGCCAAGGCCCTGGCCCGGCGGATCGTCACCACCCAGCGGGGCGAGATCGACACCATGAACAAGATCCTCGACCGGCTCTGA